A region of Bacteroidota bacterium DNA encodes the following proteins:
- a CDS encoding HipA family kinase, whose product MTVEKISLRTIEVTRYITPLREGGSLPALAEAADDFKYVLKFRGSGQGPKVLIAELVGGEIARALGLKIPELVFANLDEAFGQTEADQEIQDLLKASKGLNLALHFLSGSINFDPVVTPIAPKLASQIVWLDAFIMNVDRTVRNTNMLIWYKELWLIDHGACLYFHHSFTDWETHAKSRFALVKDHVLLPKAELLEEVNEAFKKILTAEKIKEIVMLIPDEWLNWEDTNESPEALREIYYQFLVTRLGHSDTFINEAQDARKTLI is encoded by the coding sequence ATGACAGTAGAAAAAATTTCGTTACGGACAATAGAAGTAACCCGGTATATAACTCCTTTGCGTGAAGGAGGCTCCTTACCTGCTTTAGCCGAAGCAGCTGATGATTTTAAGTATGTGCTTAAATTCAGAGGTTCGGGGCAAGGGCCAAAGGTTTTAATTGCAGAATTAGTAGGGGGGGAGATAGCCCGTGCACTGGGATTAAAAATACCTGAGTTGGTTTTTGCCAACTTGGATGAAGCTTTTGGGCAAACAGAAGCTGATCAGGAAATTCAGGATTTACTGAAAGCGAGTAAAGGGTTAAACTTAGCATTACATTTTTTATCGGGCTCTATTAATTTTGATCCCGTTGTTACACCTATTGCTCCAAAACTGGCTTCGCAAATTGTATGGCTAGATGCTTTTATTATGAACGTGGACAGAACCGTTAGAAATACCAATATGCTTATCTGGTATAAAGAGTTGTGGTTAATTGACCATGGCGCATGTTTGTATTTTCATCACTCATTTACCGATTGGGAAACTCATGCCAAAAGCCGTTTTGCTTTGGTAAAAGACCATGTTTTATTACCTAAGGCCGAGTTACTGGAAGAGGTAAACGAGGCGTTTAAAAAGATTTTAACAGCAGAAAAAATAAAGGAAATAGTAATGCTTATTCCCGATGAATGGCTGAATTGGGAAGATACCAATGAGAGCCCGGAAGCATTGAGAGAAATATATTACCAATTTTTAGTTACTAGATTAGGTCATTCAGATACTTTTATAAACGAAGCGCAAGATGCAAGAAAAACACTTATATGA
- a CDS encoding DUF3037 domain-containing protein — protein sequence MQEKHLYEYAVIRVLPIVEREEFVNVGIILFCKKAKFIKVHYTVDEAKLLVFSKELDIDQIKLNLQSLEGIASGNKKCGPIAQLDVPSRFRWLSAVRSSAIQLSRPHPGLCNDLEQTAKRLFEELVL from the coding sequence ATGCAAGAAAAACACTTATATGAGTACGCTGTTATTCGCGTGTTACCAATAGTTGAGCGAGAAGAATTCGTGAATGTTGGTATTATTCTTTTTTGCAAAAAAGCAAAATTTATCAAAGTGCATTATACCGTTGATGAAGCTAAATTATTGGTATTTTCTAAGGAGCTGGACATCGACCAGATTAAATTGAATTTACAATCGTTGGAAGGAATAGCCAGTGGTAATAAAAAATGTGGGCCTATTGCACAATTAGACGTGCCATCACGTTTCAGGTGGCTAAGTGCAGTAAGAAGCTCCGCTATCCAACTGTCAAGACCACACCCAGGTTTATGTAATGATTTAGAGCAAACAGCTAAGCGTTTGTTTGAAGAATTGGTTTTGTAA